The Zea mays cultivar B73 chromosome 7, Zm-B73-REFERENCE-NAM-5.0, whole genome shotgun sequence DNA segment GGGGAAACGCTTACCGATGACCACTCGAACAACGCCTTCGCGATTTCACCCACCGCCGAGCGCAGTCGCAGAAGAATCCCAACGGCAGCGGTGACCGATCCGAGCTCCACTCTGGGTACCCGGCTCCTGCGGCGACCACCCGACCGCCCAGAGCAACGAACGGAGGTGAGGCGACGGCGGCGACCCCAACTCCCACGACAAATCCCGAGCTCCCCTCCCTCCTAGCCGGTAAGtttggcgcggcggcggcgctgaaACAGGGGAGACGGAGCCAGCACAGCGACTCTTTATAGGCGTGGCCAGGTCGGGATGAGGGTGGGCGCAACGGACCCAGCAAACCCGGCCGACGGGCGCGGAGGTGGTTGAGGTGTGCTGTTAGCGCGCGGCGGGATCTACGGCAAGAGCTCCGGAGAGAAGAACGCACGATATCTGACAAGGCGGGCCCGCGTTCCAGATAGCAGAAGGGAGAAGCGAGCGCACGCGGTTCCGTTTCCAGCTCGCAACCGAGAAGGACGGAAGACCTGACAAGGGTGGCCCACACGGGAGTGTCTAGTGCAAGGGATAGGCTGCTTCGTGGGTCCCACGCGTCGATGGCGTGAGCGAGCCGCACGGCTGACCGAAGTGGTCCACCTGTTGGCACATGCGAAGGAGAGAAGGCTGGGCTTGCGCGGAAGGAATTCTCTTATGGGCCGAAAAGCGCAGATCTGGCCCATGCGGCGATTttaccctttttcttttttctttattcttttctcttttctttttcaaatTTAGGTTTTCATTTCTACTTttagatttcaaattcaaatttgaatttcagTTATGGATTTGTACTTATATCAAAATGTGCCAATTTACATTTGGAGATGAAGAGAATgtatttatgtatatatttattccctatgttttatgtggtatttcttttctttttattttcaaaaccctatttTCAAATTTAGGGTTTGATTCAACTTTtagtatttattatcttattaccattaatattattattttatttaatgcacaaacatataaactccaacatgatgcattttttttatcatttgtttgaattaaactccaaattttgtgtatgctctttttttatgatgcaaatgaggcacatcaaataaggaaaacactatatattccttgtacacaattttgagtattacacgcataccatgatcaacctaaggattgactagtattatgttttcatgtccttgtttaccctttgggtATTGATTATTATGATTAGctctatgctagcgctttacttttaatcaatgaacatgatgagatacaatgatgatactatgatttttttctggatatgatgatatacttgtggcattttaggggactcgagcggtttctcgagcgcctctccataaggacttgtttgttggatgaccacccgggaaaatagtgcaaccatgagggtggtatggacgcccttagctaattaattagaggaactgaggtgtagttcacttcgccgtcgtgccgtcaatgggctaggtgtatgcggctcgctctgccgagggtggattgccccttggggaggagtgtagtacatttaggaaacctaacgggcggctacactcttagggaatctttgtaagggcttcgtagtgaatccttggccattcacctcgagagtgaataagggtcttgcaagcccgggctagagaaggaatcacggctcgtgggtaaagtgcgcaacctctgcagagtgttatgaaactaatatatcaggcgtgctcgcggttatgagcggccttgggagctccattgattagagacacattgaatcAGGACTACTTTGTTtatagatgatgatgaggataatgctggtttctattgtgattatgattatggtttctggtattccttccgtttggaaagagtacttttgggttaacaacttgggttaatgttaaaacctggctatctactagtaataattacctgatcaactaaaagcaactgcttgaccttaaccccacataaagctagtccactacagccaaacgggacatttgttgagtacgttgatgtgtactcacccttgctttcacaaaacaccaggttgcctttggtgcaatctatgctcaggtaaagaaggtgtcgaggtggatctccaggagttccaggacttcgacgagtttgaggattaggctagcgacatcccccagtcagctgcctgtggtgggttaatttacgttggctacgtttcaattctgtgtactttgatttatattatgtaaatgactctagtctttaatattattacttactctttattgttattcgaagcattgtgctatgatgagtcatttatgtaatcgctatgtacgtgagttctgatcctagcacgtacatggttcgcatttggtttaccttctaaaacctggGGTGACAGGTGGCATAGCAGGAGTGGAGGGCAGCGACGGCTGCACAGCTCTGCGTGCAGTGGCTTGCATTGTTTGCTCCTCGTTGGCGATGCGTGTGCGACCATGAGCTCTCGACACAGGTAGGTAGTAGTAGAGCCAGAATTGTAACCTTGGGTTTTCCCACACCTCAAATAGATATAGATATAGGGATATAGATAGATATAGCAAATTCACCAAATAATATAGgggtatagatatagatataataaggggtatagatatagatatagatatatagaagatatagatagatagatagatagatagatatgaTAGAATAGATAACTTACAATTTTGTCTAAAAGAAACTAAATCACTGCTAAGTTTGGAGTAGCATATCTTTGGTGAATACTTGCTAGTGAATTGGTTTCCgctatagtatatatatataagtataCACTCTTCTAGgattatagtatatatatataagtataCACTCTTCTAGGATCAATCGTGAGGAGTTCATTAAATTGTCTTGCCACATGGAGTACAGAAAGAGGGTGGATGCGCTAGTGTTTTTCTCATTACTTCTCCTCGGATACTTTGCTGCTCATGCACATGGGAAGGGTAAGTGAAAACTATACAGACATGTGTGTGCATGCTTAGATAGATCTAGACAATTTAGAAGATGTTATTATATGATACCGTGTGTATCATGGCGAATTGCTAATGTATCGCAATCCCCTGTGTTAAATTACTCAAATAATTTCGAATGTAATTATTCTCGAGGCATTTGTTGGTAATAGAACTCTTATCCTATACCTTCTACTAGGTCATGTCACAGATGATGTCAGTGTTTCTACTCCAGCTAAAGAAGGAATTATGCAAGGAAACGGAGCACGATGCGTTGTAGGGTTTCCTCCATGCAAAGATAACAAGTGCTACTGCTGCATTGGGGGGCGAACTCATGCTCGCTACTCTACGATGGCTGAGTGTAGACATGCCTGCTTCTAAACAAAAATTAAGATCGCTGTTATTATATACATTGTAATGGTAGGTAATGCTATTAATAATATATGGGAATTTTAGTTTTGGTATTATACTTTTTTCCAATTCACAAAATTTAGTCAAAATCTAACCAGTTTTTTAGAGGACTTAAATATAAATATGTTTCCCTATAAATTTTAATGAAAAAAATAGAATGCTTTGGGATGCCTCCATCAGCTCGCGGATGCTGTTGCGGATAGACAACGGTATCGGTATAAATCACACTGCACAGAATGAGGATGTTTCTAGGAGAACGTGCATTCAGTCACGTTAGCGGAAAAATCCTGAGTAGCAGTAGTTGCCTCCCATATCGGTATCAACACCACGAATGTTTCGTGCGACACAGAAGGTTTGCGGCTTGGTGTGGCATTAATCCGGCTGCGACTTGTACAGTATtttgtctctatggattgcagctgcagccgTCCGAACAGCTGCAGGTCCTGTGGTTACAGGGCAGCCGAACAAGTCGTTGGTGCGAGGTCGGAGCAGTGGCAACCTGATGCTCAAGGTGGTTCCAGATGTCCACTCAGACAGATGCTAGAGGCTTTTGGATGCGACATGCCTCATTAGGGGAAGTGGATCCTAAAGCCGATGTTGCCCGCTAGGAGCAGGGTGCTCCAAGCCAAGAAACATCCCAGAAAGGGAAGGAGGTGGCGCCGAACGAGGGTGGATCAAGCGACGATCGCAATAGGTCACCCGATTGGGGAGACTCCTCGCAAATAGTAACGATAAGGTCATTAGGACCTTTTGGGGGCACATGGCACGATCATGAGAGTTAGACTTCCTTGTTAGACTTTCTTTTTTTGTCACATCCTTACATCTATTTTCTCAGCCCTATGATGTCAGCCCCTTGTAGCACCCCGAAAATCCAAACctagaaaatttctcaaactcgctctaaattaaaaatgaattttaaattttgtttcaaaatgttttcTTGCGAGTTGATCTCAACAAAGAAAATATAGTGGTCTGCCTTATCtccgaaattcttttcaaaatatcctacaaatatttccctagtgatcccctcaaattcttttcagaaatactggcTAAATGTTCCACCGatatttctccaaatatttttCTCCTAAGAAATACCCTCGGAATCACTTTTAaaatccctacaaatattttcttaataattttccttatgctcatacgtatacatacGCCTCCGGggtcatacagtgagctctacaagctaatttcacttatcCATAGCTAATACATGGTTTATCTCtcactaatcctcgcctcctcccactaatcctcgactCCTTCGCCTAATCCCCCACCTTGCCCATTAATAAAGGGGCAAGGGGCCCACTCATGCcatcccaagccatttcatggctacTCAATCCCACTCACTAACTTACTcccactcccacacaagcacaacacaCGCACAAGGATCATTCGGTTGTTCATTCAATTGTTCGTCCAAATGTTCATAGTTCATTCATTCGTTCCTCCGATTGTTCGATCATCCATCCGATAGTTCATGGTTCATTTGTTCatccgtccgatcattcgatcgttcgttcgttcgtttgtccaaataatctttgtccagcCATTATACTGCCAGAATTCTGATCGCTCGTTTGTccgatcgttcatccgttcgttcatAATCCATGTTCATCGTTCGTTCCTATGAACTATTCGTTGTTCGTTCATAatacctattcatcgttcgtccaaacgaactattcatcgttcatcggatAATTCataatcactattcatcgttcatcggatCGTTCATCCTACTAACCATCGTTACTTATCATTGTTCATGCGATCGCCCCTAGCTCACCCGTACCCCTTCGGTTTGGCAAAATCGCTAAAGAGTCCCTAGGCTTACTgataaacaacccgcagtcctgcTGCTGGCGCTCTATGTCTTAGAAACTATTACTCCGAGGCCCCTGTGTTTTTCTGAAATTAGTGCACAGTCCAGTCAGTGAATGACATTTATAAAaccatttagaaaatgatttataaTGTAAAAATAATTGTTAGAActggtttaattcatagaaaattcatattaggtccaaattgacccattcaaatttctataattttataatattattgtttatcaaatagtgccactgatttggcatgaaagccactttaaaatttatttcctaattaatcctatatcaaatacataaaacccttggaaattcataactccttcgttttaattccgatttgacccgttccagttgcgttagcttcatatgaatatttactatgcaataacaacacttattataccatgtctcattcttttataattatgtatttatttaacttatgattagttagtcttgttaatctgcttatcattataatctattcaaatatgatctatggcccatttataacttagatcaaagtgagttaattatttataagatattctctaatatgatttatactaaccaatttataatatagtttaatattttaatcacgtaaatcttctataaaatcataactccttaattgtAACTCCAATCTCAGTAGTTcttgatcccacgatctcgtagcatcgcgtagaatgttattacgcagtttgttcttatgtttgatgtgatgttaattttgcctataccatgtttgtttgtattgccacGATTAGCAATGAGATCAtgagtcacttgaagagcaagttggtacctggaatctaaagtcccaggcaagttgtgcccttgaccactttttacccaataatgatctttaatatcatttattcatgcataggttaattttgatgggacccaataggtcaccctagattgtttatctcattaccttgtttacccctgaatcacttgggtagtttgctattgctttacatggttttgggataattatttatatctatgttccaattcttttgttattctatttatgttcatgtcaagatcatcattgttaattggaacatagagcttaacttgagtaacacgtgccaccacaagggtttaatgggacgcccttggctgactaattaggaaagctagtggaagactaccttacccgaaaggggcaagggcagtaggggagttgcatgcaaggaggttctcgggttgatttgctgcgatggcggtcagacgggggattcttgcaagtgctcttcccataaactgtagcgggttttcggaagctagtggaactttgtaaaggcctcgtagtggatccctagccattcaccttggtagtgtctaagggtctggcTAGCCCTGGtgacatgggaaacacgacttgtgggtaaagggtacaacctctgcagagtgtaaaactggtatactagccgagctcacggtcatgagcagctcaggactctctgatgattaatttatggaacttaaactcaatttgtcatatgaatttgcatgggatttgttattaattttgttctattattttattatggtttggtatgcacttacacttagtaactgctaataaaattttgaccaacttataaaagcaattctcagctttaacctctattgttgatcagccttacacttcatgaactcccacctttggtaagttcatgccacattattccccacaacttgttgagcgatgaacacgtgtgagctcacccttgctgtctcacacccccacaggtcaagaacaggtatcacTGGAGGAGGCGCATGGTGGATGTGCGATGTGTTCGtgtgaggtctaggtcgtcgtctcccagttgactttctggcgccaaggatatatttcagatcctgttatatttatattttattttgtaagtcttccgctatgtaataaatactctgattattgtgacatttatctctatacaatctgttattatatatgttgtcttctttggcgcatgtatgagatgcacccggctttgttccttaaaaccgggtgtgacagaaagaAAACTGACTGCCACGTATTAATGCCTGGTTGGCCATGTGCAACGCTGTTCCGTGTATGGCCACACTAGATCCGGTCGGTTTTTCTGCGTTTTCAAACCCGTGGCCATCCGTGTGGTGAGTTTTAACCAATGAAAATACGCAGCATCACATTAAATGCGCAAAATATTAATTTTTTCAATATATTTTACGTCGCAAACATGATTTGACTAGTTTCAGTAGCGTTAACTTTGTAACCTCGTCGCGTACGAGTCAGTAGCATTGTTTTGTCGTAAACATGTTTTaactaattaattaattatttgttagTCTGATTAAAACTAATTTGTAGTTTTAGTTTAtacttttataataaatattagcaTGATTAATGTCAACGTAAATGTTTTcgaattaatacttgtttagtttaATCTCGTTATCTGTTAGCGAGTATCACACGTCGTCACACTATCTGCGCACATCATCACGCTACTCACGCGTGATGTGCTCGTTGACGTGCAGATTCGCGCGTCATTCATGCTGGTCGCGCACACTGTTTCGTGCGTCGTccgcgtgctatgtcgcgcgtggcCGCGCGCCGTTCAcacgctgtcgtgttgtttcgcgcgtcgtgatttcgcctcgcttagaatctctctttttaattaaattacttatttaatgaCAGTTGTtcgtgtagcagattaatcgaactaaatagtagatataatttatatttgaaaaggtcgaattaaatgttatagttaatacCTGTTTGGTATAAATGCGATAACTTCTTGACCATAGCTCCGATTTCCGCATTTCTTTTCCTCGCGCCACCATAGAAGCGAGCTTTATTTTTTATTGCATGCTTTATAATATTTTAtcctgtatggtgtaatgttcttatgcaagtatatgtttgcttgtgcttgtttGTCTTGTGCATCGTTAATAGATTGCGATCTgttcctgagcttcgaggaatcgacaatCAAGATTTGGTGAACCACGGGTCCTGAGATGAAGTTCTTTGAGTCCTACGAagtcgaagaccctgagcatcggtttggtgaaggcaagtatcctctgacctattatgtctcatttactttataattcatcaacccgcataccatgatcaacctaaggattgactagtattctGTTTTCATGTCAATGTTTACCCTTTGGGTATTGATTATTATGATTAGTtctatgctagcgctttacttttaatcaatgaacatgatgagatacaatgatgatactatgatttttttggatatgatgatatacttgtggcactttaggggactcgagcggtttctcgagcgcctctccataaggacttgttcgttggatgaccacccgggaaaacggtgcaaccatgagggtggtacgggacgcccttagctaattaattagaagaactgaggtgtagttcgcttcgtcgtcgtgccgtcaatgggctcggtgtatgcggctcgctctgcctagggtggattgccccttggggaggagtgcggtacatttaggaaatctaacgggcggctacaccctcagggaatctttgtaaaggcttcgtagtgaatccttagccattcacctcgggagtgaataagggtcttgcaagcccgagctagagagggaatcacggctcgttggtaaagtgcgcaacctctacagagtgttatgaaactgatatatcaaccgtgctcgcggttatgagcggccttgggagctccattgattagagacacattgaatcAGGACTACTTTGTttgcagatgatgatgaggataatgctggtttctattgtgattatgattatgattatggtttctggtattccttccgtttggaaagagtacttttgggttaacaacttgggttaatgttaaaacctggctatctactagtaataattacctgatcaactaaaagcaactgcttgaccttaaccccacataaaagctagtccattatagccaaacgggacatttgctgagtacattgatgtgtactcacccttgctttcaaaaaacaccaggttgcctttggtgcaatctatgctcaggtaaagaaggtgtcgaggcggatctccaggagttccaggacttcgacgagttcgaggattaggctagcgacctcccccagtcagctgcctgtggtgggttaatttacgttggctacgttttgattctatgtactttgatttatattatgtaaatgactctagtctttaatattattacttactctttattgttattcgacgcattgtgctatgatgagtcatttatgtaatcgctatgtgcgtgagttctgatcctggcacgagcatggttcgcattcggtttaccttctaaaacctagTGTGACAGGTGGCATAGCAGGAGTGGAGGGCAGCGACGGTTGCACAGCGCTGCGTGCAGTGGCTTGCATATGTAGCTCCTCGTTGGCGATGCGTGTGCGACCAAGAGCTCTCGGCACAGGCAGGTAGTAGAGCCAGAAATGTAACCTTGGGTTTTCCCACACCTCAAATAGATATAGATATAGGGATATAGATAGATATAGCAAATTCACCAAATAATATAGgggtatagatatagatataataaggggtatagatatagatatagatatagatatatagaagatatagatagatagatatgATAGAATAGATAACTTACAATTTTGTCTAAAAGAACTCTTATCCTATACCTTCTACTAGGTCATGTCACAGATGATGTCGGTGTTTCTACTCCAACTAAAGAAGGAATTATGCAAGGAAACGGAGCACGATGCGTTGTAGGGTTTCCTCCATGCAAAGATAACAAGTGCTACTACTGCATTGGGGGACGAACTCATGCTCGCTACTCTACGATGGCTGAGTGTAGTCATGCCTGCTTCTAAACAAAAATTAAGATCGCTGTTATTATATACATTGTAATGGTAGGTAATGCTATTAATAATATATGGGAATTTTAGTTTTGGTATTATACGTTTTCCAATTCACAAAATTTAGTCAAAATCTAACCAATTTTTTAGAGGACTTAAATATAAAGTATGTTTCCCTTTAAATTTTAATGAAAAAAATATTAGAATGCTTTGGGATGCCTCCATCAGCTCGCGGATGCTGTTGTGGATAGACAACGGTATCGGTATAAATCACACTGCACAGAATGAGGACGTTTCTAGGAGAACGTGCATTCGGTCACGTTAGCGGAAAAATCCTGAGTAGCAGTAGTTGCCTCCCATATCGGTGTCAACACCACGAATGTTTCGTGCGACACAGAAGGTTTGCGGCTTGCTGTGGCATTAATCCGGCTGCGGCTTGTACAGTATtttgtctctatggattgcagctgcagccgTCCGAACAGCTGCAGGTCCTGTGGTTACAGGGCAGCCGAACAAGTCGTTGGTGCGAGGTCGGAGCAGTGGCAACCTGATGCTCAAGGTGGTTCCAGATGTCCACTCAGACAGATGCTAGAGGCTTTTGGATGCGACATGCCTCATCAGGGGAAGTGGATCCTAAAGCCGATGTTGCCCGCTAGGAGCAGGGTGCTCCAAGCCAAGAAACATCCTAGAAAGGGAAGGAGGTGGCGCCGAACGAGGGTGGATCAAGCGACGATCGCAATAGGTCACCCGATTGGGGAGACTCCTCGCAAATAGTAACGATAAGGTCATTAGGACCTTTTGGGGGCACATGGCACGATCATGAGAGTTAGACTTCCTTGTTAGACTTTCTTTTTTTGTCACATCCTTACATCTATTTTCTTAGCCCTATGACGTCAGCCCCTTGTAGCACCCCGAAAATCCAAACctagaaaatttctcaaactcgctctaaattaaaaatgaattttaaattttgtttcaaaatgttttcTTGCGAGTTGATCTCAACAAAGAAAATATAGTGGTCTTCCTTATCtccgaaattcttttcaaaatatcctacaaatatttccctagtgatcccctcaaattcttttcagaaatactggcTAAATGTTCCACCGatatttctccaaatatttttCTCCTAAGAAATACCCTCGGAATCACTTTTAaaatccctacaaatattttcttaataattttccttatgctcatacgtatacatacGCCTCCGGggtcatacagtgagctctacaagctaatttcacttatcCATAGCTAATACATGTTTTATCTCTCACTAATCCTCGACTcctcccctaatcccccaccttgcccattaatagaggggcaaggggccCACTCATGCcatcccaagccatttcatggctacTCAATCCCACTCACTGACTTACTCCCACTCTAACACAAGCACAACAcgcgcacaaggatcgttcggttgtTCATTCAATTGTTCGTCCAAATGTTCatagttcgttcgttcgttcctcCGATTGTTCGATCATccatccgatcgttcatggttcactTGTTCATCCGtccaatcattcgatcgttcgtccgttcgtttgtccaaataatctttgtccagcCATTATACTGCCAAAATTCTGATcgctcgttcgtccgatcgttcatctgTTCGTTCATAATCCATGTTCATAGTTCGTTCCTacgaactattcatcgttcgttcataatacctattcatcgttcgtccaaacgaactattcatcgatcatcagaTAATTCATAatcactattcatcattcatcggatCATTCATCATACtatccatcgttactattcattgttcatcCGATCGCCCAAATATTCAACTGCTCATCCATCATGATGATGAGCTCACATAAAACCTGCCAGACTAATATCTCAGCcatacgaactctggtgactgtgattttccttctagttAGAACTTCACGGTTGGTCACACATCCCAGAATTGCTCTAAGTTGAGAACGCTTAACTTCGAGGTACTTTCGAACCAGGCTTTCAAAAAGAAAGGCGAACCATGTTTGTATAGATATGTAGCACTCCGAAAATTCAAATctagaaaatttctcaaactcgctctaaattcaaaatgaacttttaaattttgtttcaaaatgtttattTGCAAGTTGAACTCAACAaagaaaatatagtggtctatattctctccaaaattctCCTCAAAAAGACCTACAAATATTTTCCAAGTGATCCCTTCAAATTCTTTCAGAAATATTGCCTAAATATTCCAAATATTTTTGTAGTTTGttcattcgttcgtccaaataatctttgttcagtcgttatgctgccgaaatttcgatcgttcgttcgtccgatcattcgatcgttcatttgttcataatccctattcattgttcgttcatacgaactatttatcgttcatcgttcgttcataatccatattcatcgttcatcttTCGTTCATATGAACTATTCACCGTTAAACGGATCATTTATAATcattattcatcgttcatcctactattcattgttactccgATCGCCCAAATATTCAACTTCTCATCCATCATGATGATCAACTCACCTAAGACCTACCAGACCAATATCTCAGTCATACGGACTCCGAGGACTGTGATTTTCTTTCTAGTAAGAACTTCCCCTTTGGTCACCCATCCAAGAAttgctccaagttgagcacgcttaactttgaggttCTTTCGAAACAagcttccaaaaagaaaggcgaaacatgtttgtatggatacaccatcaatcttataaaacttggcccaagataccacagcccGTCCAGACGAGAGTATCACAGTATTCCAGTTGTCTGGGTGCTGCCTTACTCTTGTCCGACAACAGAGAAGGTAGGAACAATTGCCACCAACATAAGTATCTGCTCATGAACAGTCCAGAAATAATTCATGGCACTTTgcttccaaatatctctaaatattctaATTTTGGAATATTCTAGGAatattccttttcccttttccttttATATTCCTATGATTATAAAAACCAAAACTCCTTTGTCCAGTCTCTCATTTTGACAGTTCtgatttctaaattcttatcaaattacccTCTATCCATCCATGTAATTccgtaagcatggttcat contains these protein-coding regions:
- the LOC111589249 gene encoding protein MATERNALLY EXPRESSED GENE 2-like; its protein translation is MEYRKRVDALVFFSLLLLGYFAAHAHGKGHVTDDVSVSTPAKEGIMQGNGARCVVGFPPCKDNKCYCCIGGRTHARYSTMAECRHACF
- the LOC118473013 gene encoding protein MATERNALLY EXPRESSED GENE 3-like, which produces MLLRIDNGIGINHTAQNEDVSRRTCIQSPAAVRTAAGPVVTGQPNKSLVRGRSSGNLMLKEWRAATVAQRCVQWLAYVAPRWRCVCDQELSAQAGHVTDDVGVSTPTKEGIMQGNGARCVVGFPPCKDNKCYYCIGGRTHARYSTMAECSHACF